The Candidatus Polarisedimenticolaceae bacterium genome window below encodes:
- a CDS encoding YciI family protein, which produces MRFLMLVRATPDVAPADAGALLAADRLLPRSKGVRVRYAGGAVEVSDPPDDPATPSISGYWLVEAESKDAAVEWAKRVALREGEVEIRPLFELDDFPVDPAETPDGWRRKEEEFRAAPAPARRPGTIRYMGLLKADADTEAGVMPDETLLTAMGAFIEAGVKAGVILSGEGLQPSAKGVRVRYSGNKRTVLDGPFAETKELVAGYAIIQAASKAEAIEWTKRFVTVDAPGRHRQESECEILEIVER; this is translated from the coding sequence ATGCGATTCCTGATGCTGGTCCGGGCAACCCCCGACGTCGCCCCCGCGGATGCGGGGGCTCTGCTCGCGGCCGATCGTCTCTTGCCCCGTTCGAAGGGAGTCCGCGTCCGCTACGCGGGAGGTGCGGTCGAGGTGAGCGATCCCCCCGACGATCCGGCGACTCCCTCGATCTCGGGATACTGGCTCGTCGAGGCGGAGTCGAAGGACGCGGCCGTCGAGTGGGCGAAGCGCGTTGCGCTGCGGGAGGGCGAGGTCGAGATCCGTCCGCTCTTCGAGCTGGACGACTTCCCCGTCGATCCGGCCGAGACCCCCGACGGGTGGCGCCGGAAGGAAGAGGAGTTCCGGGCGGCTCCCGCACCGGCGCGCAGGCCCGGAACGATCCGGTACATGGGCCTGCTCAAGGCCGACGCCGACACGGAGGCGGGCGTGATGCCCGACGAGACGCTCCTCACCGCGATGGGCGCCTTCATCGAGGCGGGCGTGAAGGCGGGCGTGATCCTCTCGGGCGAAGGCCTCCAACCCAGCGCCAAGGGCGTGCGCGTGCGTTACTCCGGAAACAAGCGCACGGTCCTCGACGGTCCGTTCGCGGAGACGAAGGAGCTGGTCGCGGGGTACGCGATCATCCAGGCCGCCTCGAAAGCCGAGGCGATCGAGTGGACCAAGCGCTTCGTGACCGTGGATGCCCCGGGTCGCCACCGACAGGAAAGCGAGTGCGAGATCCTGGAGATCGTCGAGCGCTAG